The Armatimonadota bacterium nucleotide sequence CGGACACCCCGCTAAAGCGGTGGTGGCACCCATCACCGGTTGCATAGAGTTTGGGGTGCCACCGGCCAAGAGTAGTCTTGTTTCCTATCTCATCCCCGATGATCGGGGCAGCCACCCGAATCTACAATTCCTCTGATTGCCCACCCGAAGGGTGGCCGCCGCCAAGTGCGGTTGCCTAGGATGTCGTTCCTAACTCCTATGTTCACCAGATTGTCCAAAAGTAGTACTGACTTCAATCTCAGCAGTCTGCGACTGCAGCCACCCGAATCTCACAATTGTTCTGATTGCCCACCCGAAGGGTGGCTAGCCGGTCGGTGGCCCAGGAGCCAGAGGCCCCATGCTTCCAGGTCGTGCCCGTCCTAAGGCGGGTCGTGCCGTCGTAGGCGTAATCCTGCTTGAGGAGCTTGGTCGAGGTGTAGCTTCCGCCCGAATAGGCGTCCCAATAGTGCTCGACGGCGTTGGCTCTGCCTGCGGGGTCATAGAGATAGCGTGCTCTGGCTCTGCGCGTGGCGGGGTGAGGTTAGTCCGTGGATTGAGGGCGTCACGATGAGACGGCCTCCAAGTGGGTAGCCACAAAACAAGAAGGCTAACAGCAGTCATGGCTCCCGCAACAATAGGCCACGAAGTGGCCGGCCGTCTCCGTTCGTGCTCGCAAGACCAAAGCTCCTTAGACCACGTACCTACTGATAGAGATGAGAGTGTTTACGCTCGGTTTGGCAAGAACGCCCGCGCTCCAGACGCTCTCCTCGCTCTATCGCCCGCCAACCGGTTCTACCGTTCCCGGTCTGATTTGCGCCGAGTGCCTCACACCCATGATGCTCGGGTCGCCAATCCTATCGCCCCAAAGGATGCAGCTTCACAAGCTCGTCATGTTCGCCGATTGGGCAAGCGAGGATGCTCTTGACGAATTCCTTAACACATCCAAGCTTGGGCAATACATCGTCGCCGGATGGCACGTCCGAATGACTTTTCTTCGCAGATGGGGATCCGTGCGCGAATTCGCCTCACTTCCAGAGTCCAGCGGTGAATCTGACGCCAATGCCCCCGTCGCTGCCTTCACTCTCGCACGAATGAGGCTCCCAGAAATCCCCAGGTTCGTCCATTGGGGGAGGCCCGTCGAAGCGATGGTCAGAGACAACCCGGAGGCATCCTACTCACTCGCCGCAATCCGGTATCCACGGACCATCGCGACCTTCTCCATTTGGAACTCTCAGCAGGCGATGCTCGACATGGTGAGGGGAAAGAGCAAGGTCGTCAGGCCGATGCGCCACTTCGAAGCCATGCAGGAGCGGGAGCGTCGTGACTTTCATCACGAGTTCACCACGCTCCGATTCCGGCCGCTCGCCGAATACGGAACCTGGGAGGGGCGATCCACGCTCTTGCCGACGGGGACAAGTGGATGAGCAAATCAATCTACTCTTTGGTTCTTGGAGAAGACTTCAGTCGGCTTCACCCGAAGATCCAAGAGCGTTTTGGGTTTGACAGCAGTTCCCGCAAGCGGGCCATCGGGCGCGGCACTATGGATCGGGTGTGGCACGGGAGGTTCTATACAATCCCGTTCCTCATGGTCGGCACTTGGCGGAACATCATGTTCCCAGAAAGGGGCGAAAACGTTCCGTTTACCATTGAGAATTGGGCCTATGTAGACTCTTTCGGGCGCGAAACCGTCACCGAACTTCGCACCTTCAGGTTAGGGCGGGAACGACGATTCGACGCCTACATGGTGAGAGATCCCATTCGCAACCAAGTGGTCGACTACTTGGGGACCCACCAGCATTTGGCCGTCGATCTTCACTTGAGCGTCGCCGAAAACGGAGGTCTTCGCATCGAATCTGGGGAGCAGCGGTTCTACGAAGGCCCGATTGCATTCAAGTTTCCAATGTTCTTTTCCGGAAGAGCCTGCGTTGATGTCTGGTTCGACGAAGAGATCCAGAGATATCGCATCGAGGTTGAAGTCAAGAACGAGTTCTGGGGCACTCTCTTCGGCTACGTCGGTACCTTTGATGTCGAATGGGAAGAAGTCGATCCCGCGGCCATCCCGAAGGGGATCCAGCCCAAGCGCGAGGAATCTCGGTACTGATTGTTGTCCAGAACCAACCGCAGCAGCTCAAGCTCGCCTTATTCATGACTCAGTGATGGCAGAACTCGGGACTATGTTGGCAGGGCGATGATTCACGACGCATCCCCAGGCCACTTGGTTGGTGGAGATTACGGGATTCGAACCCGTGACCTCTTGCATGCCATGCAAGCGCTCTCCCAGCTGAGCTAAATCCCCACTATGCGATTGTCTGCTGGATGGTCCCGTCCAACGTGACCTTCCCGATTCCATCGGGACGCTCTCCCAGCTGAGCTAAATCCTCACAACGGTGGGCCAGATTATGGCCCAGGATCAAGGGCGAGGTCAAGGACTCGCAGCTCTAGCCAATCAACCGACGATTCACCGGGACTTCAGACGAGCTCACGGTCTGCTTCTGGCATCGAGCATCCGTTCGCGCAAAGGATCGCCGGCACGGAACCTGCGGCTACGGACAATGGGTGGGTTCCTGTAGCGCAGGCACGGAACCTGCGGCTGCACGCCTTTGATATTTAGGCAACCTACGCCGCCGCTTCTGCCTCGGTGCTCACCAGGGCCAGGTTGTATTGCGCCTTTTGGTGCGAAGGCTGCAGGGTGAGCGTCTGTCGGTAAGCGGTTCTTGCCCCATCGAGCACCCCCATTTGCGCGAACGCGTTGCCCAACACGAACCACCCCTCGGCGTTGTCGGGCTGCAGCCGGAGGCCAAACTCATAGGCCTCGGCGGAGTCCACATAGGCCCCTAGGCGATAGAGGAGATCCCCTGTGTTGAAGTAGGAATTCGGGTTCGCGGGATCCTGCTCGATCGCTTCGCCATATCTGCGCAGCGCGCCGTCATTGTCGCCGGTTTCCGCGAGCGCGCGCCCCCAGTTGATGAGCAGCTCGCAGTTGGGCTCCTTGACTCTGGCATAGGCCTCATAGGCCTCGATGGCGTCGGCCGGCGTGCCGGCCTGCTCCAGGATCTGGGTCCAGGCGACCCAGCAGTCAAGTTCGGAGGGCCGCGCCTCCCAAGCCTGCTTGAAGCAAGCGGCCGCCTTGCGAAAGTCCCCCTGCTGCAAGGCGATTCGGCCCAAGGTCTTGGTCGCCGGTTGAGCAAAGTCCTCGTGCTTGGAGGAGGCTTCGATGAAGGCAATCGCTTCGTCGACCCTGCCCAGACGCTCAAGCGTGAGACCTTTGGCAAAGTTTGCCGGCGCAAACTGTGGGTCAACACCCAAGGAAACTTCAAGGTAGGCCAGCGCCTCTTCCA carries:
- a CDS encoding DUF4166 domain-containing protein; its protein translation is MSKSIYSLVLGEDFSRLHPKIQERFGFDSSSRKRAIGRGTMDRVWHGRFYTIPFLMVGTWRNIMFPERGENVPFTIENWAYVDSFGRETVTELRTFRLGRERRFDAYMVRDPIRNQVVDYLGTHQHLAVDLHLSVAENGGLRIESGEQRFYEGPIAFKFPMFFSGRACVDVWFDEEIQRYRIEVEVKNEFWGTLFGYVGTFDVEWEEVDPAAIPKGIQPKREESRY